TTTACAAACACAGATCCCAGGCAAAGTGAAATTTTCTCTTGCCCTTGCCAGGTGCGAGCCAAACGATTGCAGTAATATGTTTCAGTCCCGATTATTTGTAGCCTCTTTGATGGTAATGGCCGCAGTCGCAAGTCGTATTTTGCCGCACCCTCCTAATTTCACGCCACTTCTTGCAGTTTCACTTTTCTCCGGAGCCTTCCTTTCGGACAAACGTTTGGCCTATGGAGTTCCTCTATTGGCTATGTTGATCAGCGATTTATACTTCGGTTTTCATTCCCTGATGCCAGTGATTTATCTTTGTATGGCACTTGGTGTATATTCCGGATTCCGACTCCTACCGGATAGACCTGCGCTGAAAACGGCAGGTTACACAATTGCAGGATCTGTTCTTTTTTTCCTTGTTACCAATTTTGCGGTTTGGCTCACTTCCGGGATGTATCCTTTGAATGAACAAGGTCTGGTAGCTTGTTTTGCGCTTGCGATTCCTTTTTTCCAAAATTCAATCGCGGGAGATTTGGTGTATACGGGAGCTCTTTTCGGGGGGATGTACCTCTTGGAAAGAATGAATGTGGTACCTACAACAAACTCCGCCCCAATCAAAGCAAAAATCTAACTCTCAAAGACCCTGCCGGGCGGCCTCCACTCGTTTTTGTGGACTGTTCGGCGACACTCTCTCCCTTCCATCTACCCAACGAAGAGCACCGAGTAAACCCTTCTGGTTTGCGATTTGAATTCCAAGACCCGGCCTCGCATTCATTTCCAAAAGGAGTGGACCTCTTTTTTCATCCAAAACAATATCCACACCCAAATAATTGAGTCCCGACATTTCAAAACAAGAAGATGCAAGGACTAAAATCTCCTCCCAATGAGGAATGATTTTTCCTTCCAAATGAAAACCCGTATCGGGATGAGAAGGAATGATTTTGTCCTTATGAACAATCTTTGTCATCTCTCCTTCTTTTATCTTCAAGCCAACCCCGATGGCTCCCTGGTGAAGATTGGCACGCCCGCCGGATTCTTTCGTAGGCAAACGAACCATCGCCATCACAGGATACCCGCGGTAAACGATCACACGAATGTCGGGAATCCCCTGGTAACTGATATCCGTAAAAAAGGAATGAGCGTCCAATTTTTCCTGAAAAATCGCCCGATCCGAATTTCCATCTAACGAATATAATCCGGAAAGAATTCCCGAGATATGATGCAGAAGATCTTTATAAGATAGAATTTTCCCGCCGACCTTATGATAGGAAGGAGTTCCGGTTTCATTCCAGATCGTTTTTTCGATGACTAAAATCCCATTCCCCATACCACCGTTAGCCGGTTTAACGACAAAGGAAGACTGATCCTTAAGAAGGAAAGGAACATCTTTCACCCTACCGAATTCTTCAATCATGGAATAATGATGAGGCATAAAAACCCCATTTTTGGAAGCAAGTTCCGCAGTAAGCCATTTATCATCCACAAGAGGATAATTTTCTCTGGGATTCAAAGGAAGAATGAATTCACCGATCCTTCTATTGATCCCGAGTATTCCCGTTTCTTTGAATTTCCTAAGTATAGAAATCATTGTAGTTTGGAAAAAATCTCTCTGAATCGGAAAAGTTCCGTCAACCTGTACCCCTTATACTGACCAAGTAACAACTGTATGGCGATTATAACCAAAAGCAATTCGGGGTGTGTAAAAAACAAAACCTGCAAGGAAGAAAACAAAAACAAAGTATAGGTGACGAGTGCGATAAAGAAAGTACCGGCGAGTGTTACCAGGGTATTTTTCACACCTTCTTCAATCAGCATGATGGAAAATCTCTCTATAAAAATCGTAGTGATTACAATAGGAAACAAAGTGATCGTCAAATTATTAAATAATGAAAAACTTTCATTCCAGATGGAAAATAAAATCAAACTCAAAACGGTAATCGTAAGTAAAATGGAAAGCCTGGGCACCGCCAATAGATAAAATTTATCCAAAGCGTATCTTTCAAAAAATCCTATCATTATCATGGAAAGAAAGAAAACAATCCCAAACCATAGATTCGTTTCCCAAAAAAACATGGAAAGTAGTATCGGTGTAAAAATCCCGAAAGTAGGGATTCCTATTAAATTTCTGGCAATACCCAAAACGATCGCTCCGATAGGAAGTAAAATCACCACACGAAATAAATTCTGCAAAGGCAACGGAAGCGTATAAAGTGAATAGTATTTCAGAAAGGAATTTGTTTCTCTTACTTCTTCACTGTATTCCTTATAATTATAACGGTTTACACTCGCTTGTGTAATGTATGCCGAATAACGAAGAGTTGACGGCTCAAAACCAAGGTCTCTTTTTTCTTCCACTCGTTTCCAAAGAGGAAGCAGATTCTCGGCCTTGTTTCCGAAAATTTCTTTGGAAGTGGAAACATGATACCATCGTCCGTTCAAACTGATTTCATTCCAAAACGTAAACCGAACCTTGTTGTCTTTGGATTTTTCGGAAACCTTTTGCAAATCAAAACCGGCAACGGTCCTTACCGGAATTTCCCTGAGTCTACACAATAAGGAAAACATCAGCGACTTGGAATAGGCATTTCCTTGCCTGACGAGCAAGGTATCCACCAGTTTCATTTCCTTGGAAGTATTCAAAACTTCCTCGGAAACAAAATAAAATATCTGTTTGGCGGCGTTCAATTTGTCCTTATCGTAAGGATGGATGGATGCGAGGATTTTTTTTCCTTCCGCGAGTTCCGTAGGCTGATAGAATTTCAAAGAGATATAATCGATTTGTTTTTCGGAAACCTTTTTCGAAGTGTCGGAATCGGGATCATCATGGGAATAAGGAGAGACCTGAACCTTGGCCGAATAACCGATCGGATGACCTACATCCCAGTCCTCTCCTTCCCAATATCCCATATTTCCGAATTTCGTTTTGATCAAACTGAAATTCATATCCCGATCCTGTGTTTCCCATTTATGAACCTTCACCTGACCGAAGTTTTTCGGTATAGGAAAGTTCGCTTCGGAAAAGGCGATGTTTTCTTTGGGATACAAAAACACCTGCAAATTCCAAGTGTCTTCAATCGGCATGGGGAGAAGGGAAAGATTTGCGATCTTTAATTTGTAAAATAAACTAAATATCGGGATCAGCACCAATATGGAAAAAAAAATCAATGTTTTCCGATCCACAACTAATCACCTAATGCATGTGACAAGGAAACATCTACCAGATACTTGCCCATAAGAAAGTTGCGACCGATTAAAAAAGGATAGGTCAAGTTGGTTCTGTCGTTTAAAGTAAGATTTACTTCTTCCGTGATCTTGCCCAATTTCAGAACCTCGCGGACTACGATTCTGGTTTCGGATTGGCCGTTTGTGCTCACCACTTTGGTCTCACTGGAATACTTGCTTCTCACCCGGGTAATTTTGCCATCAGG
The nucleotide sequence above comes from Leptospira kobayashii. Encoded proteins:
- a CDS encoding 7TM domain-containing protein produces the protein MDRKTLIFFSILVLIPIFSLFYKLKIANLSLLPMPIEDTWNLQVFLYPKENIAFSEANFPIPKNFGQVKVHKWETQDRDMNFSLIKTKFGNMGYWEGEDWDVGHPIGYSAKVQVSPYSHDDPDSDTSKKVSEKQIDYISLKFYQPTELAEGKKILASIHPYDKDKLNAAKQIFYFVSEEVLNTSKEMKLVDTLLVRQGNAYSKSLMFSLLCRLREIPVRTVAGFDLQKVSEKSKDNKVRFTFWNEISLNGRWYHVSTSKEIFGNKAENLLPLWKRVEEKRDLGFEPSTLRYSAYITQASVNRYNYKEYSEEVRETNSFLKYYSLYTLPLPLQNLFRVVILLPIGAIVLGIARNLIGIPTFGIFTPILLSMFFWETNLWFGIVFFLSMIMIGFFERYALDKFYLLAVPRLSILLTITVLSLILFSIWNESFSLFNNLTITLFPIVITTIFIERFSIMLIEEGVKNTLVTLAGTFFIALVTYTLFLFSSLQVLFFTHPELLLVIIAIQLLLGQYKGYRLTELFRFREIFSKLQ
- a CDS encoding DUF6580 family putative transport protein; translated protein: MFQSRLFVASLMVMAAVASRILPHPPNFTPLLAVSLFSGAFLSDKRLAYGVPLLAMLISDLYFGFHSLMPVIYLCMALGVYSGFRLLPDRPALKTAGYTIAGSVLFFLVTNFAVWLTSGMYPLNEQGLVACFALAIPFFQNSIAGDLVYTGALFGGMYLLERMNVVPTTNSAPIKAKI
- a CDS encoding alpha-L-glutamate ligase-like protein; this encodes MISILRKFKETGILGINRRIGEFILPLNPRENYPLVDDKWLTAELASKNGVFMPHHYSMIEEFGRVKDVPFLLKDQSSFVVKPANGGMGNGILVIEKTIWNETGTPSYHKVGGKILSYKDLLHHISGILSGLYSLDGNSDRAIFQEKLDAHSFFTDISYQGIPDIRVIVYRGYPVMAMVRLPTKESGGRANLHQGAIGVGLKIKEGEMTKIVHKDKIIPSHPDTGFHLEGKIIPHWEEILVLASSCFEMSGLNYLGVDIVLDEKRGPLLLEMNARPGLGIQIANQKGLLGALRWVDGRERVSPNSPQKRVEAARQGL